One window from the genome of Lentibacillus daqui encodes:
- a CDS encoding prephenate dehydrogenase — protein MAKQTIFVIGLGLIGGSLAKAIAETNNCYIIGYDTNPKTIEFAQMSGIIDESSLSITESVKKADVVIFGTPISDTIALMQQIDEVPLDHPVIMTDVCSVKSSVMLAAKQLKNPNITFIGGHPMAGSHKKGIMAAKTYLFENAIYVLSPLDEQSIAQVETLKELLKGTRSNFVILHPDAHDEMTGVISHFPHLIASSLVHQAKKWEHTHTFIPKLAAGGFRDITRIASSNPEMWQDIFYHNREKMSQLLSDWIAEMTELKQLIDQNQHVQMTGYLKQAKEYRDGLGKDDKGAIPAFHDLYVDIPDQSGAVASVMQILAAKEISIKNIEILEIRDESITGILRLSFPTEAFQLAGSQILQKKGYEVIMDN, from the coding sequence ATGGCAAAACAAACAATATTTGTCATTGGGCTTGGGCTGATTGGTGGATCACTGGCAAAGGCAATTGCGGAAACGAACAATTGCTATATCATTGGCTATGATACGAACCCCAAGACGATTGAATTTGCCCAAATGAGCGGAATCATTGATGAATCGAGCTTATCGATTACTGAGTCAGTAAAAAAAGCAGACGTTGTTATTTTTGGGACACCGATTTCGGATACCATTGCCTTGATGCAGCAAATTGATGAGGTGCCGCTCGATCATCCCGTTATTATGACGGATGTTTGCTCTGTGAAGAGTTCCGTCATGTTGGCAGCCAAACAATTAAAGAATCCCAATATTACATTCATCGGTGGTCACCCAATGGCAGGTTCACACAAAAAGGGTATCATGGCAGCGAAAACCTATTTATTCGAAAATGCGATCTATGTGCTGTCACCATTGGACGAGCAATCAATTGCACAGGTAGAGACGCTGAAGGAATTATTAAAGGGCACAAGAAGTAATTTTGTTATTTTGCATCCTGATGCGCATGATGAAATGACCGGAGTAATCTCCCATTTCCCTCATTTGATTGCCTCATCTCTGGTTCATCAGGCCAAAAAATGGGAGCATACCCATACATTTATTCCCAAGCTTGCGGCCGGGGGATTTCGTGATATAACACGGATCGCCTCAAGCAATCCGGAAATGTGGCAGGATATTTTTTACCATAACCGGGAGAAAATGTCCCAGTTATTGTCAGATTGGATCGCTGAAATGACGGAATTAAAGCAGCTGATCGACCAGAATCAACATGTACAAATGACTGGTTATCTTAAACAGGCAAAGGAATACCGGGACGGTTTAGGAAAAGATGATAAAGGTGCAATTCCGGCATTTCACGATTTGTATGTAGATATTCCCGACCAAAGCGGCGCTGTCGCTTCCGTGATGCAAATCCTAGCTGCCAAAGAAATCAGCATAAAAAATATTGAAATCCTGGAAATACGGGATGAAAGCATCACCGGTATCTTACGCCTAAGCTTTCCGACTGAGGCATTCCAATTGGCAGGTAGCCAGATTTTACAAAAAAAGGGATATGAAGTCATCATGGATAATTGA
- the aroA gene encoding 3-phosphoshikimate 1-carboxyvinyltransferase → MSVKELTPSHKSLTGVLEVPGDKSISHRSVILGSMANGTTTVRNFLDGEDCLRTVAIFKALGVTIEKHHTTLTIHGKGTQNLMEPVVPLYFGNSGTTARLMIGVLSGLRFFSTVYGDPYLTKRPMDRVIIPAQQMGAVFDGRKGGTFLPLSIRGGELTGIRYTLPVKSAQVKSSVLLAGLLAEGETTVIEQTPTRNHTENMLGAFGANVEQQDGEITLAGKQKLTATDVFVPGDISSAAFFFAAAAIVKGSQLTIKNVGLNSTRTGILDVMQQMGAAVEISNEQTISGEQMGDVTISYSNLKSTVIEGEIIPRLIDEIPIIALLATQAKGKTIIRDAAELRLKETDRIAAIVEVLTTLGAQIEATDDGMIIHGKSILHGGKVRSFHDHRIAMMASIGSLIATDRVYLDDDSCIAISYPDFFTDLATVLN, encoded by the coding sequence ATGAGTGTTAAAGAGCTGACGCCGAGTCACAAATCACTGACCGGTGTATTAGAAGTCCCGGGGGATAAATCAATTTCACATCGGTCTGTTATACTCGGGTCCATGGCAAATGGAACCACGACCGTCAGAAACTTTCTGGATGGTGAAGATTGTTTGCGGACAGTTGCCATTTTTAAAGCTTTGGGTGTAACCATTGAGAAACATCATACCACCCTTACGATTCATGGGAAAGGAACACAAAACTTAATGGAACCCGTTGTACCACTTTATTTTGGCAATTCCGGAACAACTGCCCGTCTAATGATCGGGGTGCTGTCAGGACTCAGGTTTTTCTCCACTGTTTATGGTGATCCATATTTAACGAAACGGCCAATGGATCGGGTGATTATACCTGCCCAACAAATGGGAGCAGTGTTTGATGGACGAAAGGGTGGAACATTTTTACCTTTATCGATCAGGGGCGGGGAACTTACCGGAATACGTTATACGCTTCCTGTCAAAAGTGCCCAGGTAAAATCATCTGTACTGCTTGCAGGGCTATTGGCTGAAGGGGAAACCACTGTAATTGAACAGACTCCGACAAGAAACCATACCGAAAACATGCTTGGTGCGTTCGGTGCGAATGTAGAACAACAGGACGGAGAAATCACCCTGGCTGGGAAACAGAAGTTAACCGCAACCGATGTTTTTGTGCCTGGTGATATATCATCTGCTGCATTCTTTTTTGCGGCTGCTGCTATTGTAAAGGGAAGTCAATTAACCATTAAAAACGTTGGACTTAATTCGACACGAACCGGAATTCTTGATGTCATGCAGCAAATGGGGGCTGCAGTCGAAATAAGTAATGAGCAAACTATTAGCGGCGAACAGATGGGTGATGTTACAATTTCCTATAGCAATTTAAAAAGCACGGTCATTGAAGGAGAAATTATTCCACGGTTAATTGATGAAATACCGATTATTGCGTTGCTGGCAACCCAAGCCAAAGGAAAAACCATTATCAGGGATGCTGCTGAATTAAGATTGAAGGAAACGGATCGGATAGCTGCGATTGTTGAAGTGTTAACCACTTTAGGTGCACAAATCGAGGCGACGGACGATGGCATGATTATTCACGGCAAGTCAATATTACATGGTGGAAAAGTACGATCTTTTCATGACCACCGAATCGCTATGATGGCGTCAATTGGTTCGCTTATAGCAACAGATCGTGTATACTTGGATGATGATTCTTGTATAGCTATTTCCTACCCGGATTTCTTCACTGATCTGGCTACGGTTTTAAATTAA
- a CDS encoding tetratricopeptide repeat protein, with product METIMEAVHLMESKKSDEAIALLEDYLPVADEEERFTIAELFVQWGFLQEASQILEELLQQYPHEGEIKVMLADIYIELEADEKAIELLNNIHETDESYLEALIQLADLYQAQGLFEVAEQKLLTAKQLNPTEPIIDFALGELLFSTGDYLKAITYYQKVIGVTKEVANVSVPGRLAESYAAIGEYEEALKIYQDVEHEDSDTLFKYGLTAHQAGRSDIAIKAWEHVVEIDPYYHTVYYQLAKAYEEEELPNEAYTTAKKGLQVDEFNKELFFYAGTLAHQLNENTDSEKWMRQAIALDPDYKEAILSLIEIFKEKNQYADIIDLIEEVKTTGANDPLYEWELARAYNETESYKNALNHYQEAYNSLNKDSEFLKEYAYFLTEEGRIAEALPIFRAYLQYQPEDYEVEEFYNRLDEETDR from the coding sequence TTGGAAACGATTATGGAAGCAGTTCACTTGATGGAAAGTAAGAAAAGCGATGAAGCAATTGCTTTATTAGAAGATTATTTGCCAGTGGCTGATGAAGAAGAGCGCTTTACGATAGCAGAACTATTTGTCCAATGGGGTTTTCTGCAGGAAGCAAGCCAGATCTTGGAGGAGCTGCTGCAACAATACCCACATGAAGGTGAAATCAAGGTTATGTTGGCCGATATTTATATTGAGCTTGAAGCCGATGAAAAGGCGATTGAATTGTTAAATAATATTCATGAAACGGATGAATCTTATTTAGAGGCATTGATTCAACTTGCTGATTTGTATCAGGCACAGGGATTGTTCGAGGTAGCGGAACAAAAACTGCTTACTGCTAAACAATTAAATCCAACCGAACCGATTATTGATTTTGCTTTGGGTGAATTATTGTTTTCTACCGGTGATTATCTGAAGGCGATCACGTATTATCAAAAAGTGATCGGGGTAACAAAGGAAGTTGCAAATGTATCTGTCCCCGGTCGTTTGGCTGAGAGCTATGCAGCAATCGGGGAATATGAAGAAGCGTTGAAAATTTATCAGGATGTCGAACATGAAGATTCGGACACCTTATTTAAGTATGGATTAACCGCACACCAAGCAGGAAGAAGCGATATTGCGATAAAGGCATGGGAACATGTCGTTGAAATCGATCCGTATTACCACACTGTTTATTATCAATTAGCTAAAGCTTACGAAGAGGAAGAACTACCCAACGAAGCATACACCACAGCGAAAAAAGGGCTGCAGGTTGATGAGTTTAATAAGGAACTGTTTTTCTATGCAGGCACATTGGCGCATCAACTAAATGAAAATACTGATAGTGAAAAATGGATGCGGCAAGCAATTGCTTTGGATCCTGATTATAAAGAAGCGATCCTGTCATTGATTGAAATTTTTAAAGAAAAAAATCAGTATGCCGATATCATTGATTTGATTGAGGAAGTGAAAACAACCGGTGCGAATGACCCGCTATATGAGTGGGAGCTGGCAAGAGCCTACAATGAAACAGAATCATATAAAAATGCATTAAACCATTATCAAGAAGCATATAATAGCCTTAATAAAGATAGTGAATTTTTAAAAGAATATGCGTACTTTTTGACCGAAGAGGGGAGGATAGCTGAAGCACTGCCAATTTTTCGGGCGTATTTACAGTATCAGCCTGAAGATTATGAGGTAGAGGAATTTTATAATCGGCTGGATGAAGAAACAGACAGATGA
- a CDS encoding ReoY family proteolytic degradation factor, with protein MQTPISVQDKKEFIQWFLNNYQLKKRESVWILNYLINHEEILANAHFIREARFCPRAIIMSSHCSNEVPFRFYKSQLVTTDAEKSFHDIRLNQKEPLYIQLNFRDAKQNALYVAILEDNPFVPEDYFITNKDREYAKRLLDKVIYDYQRNALQTEIDQALDEKDQQKFTELVKRLHNLERKNPFQPKLLRQ; from the coding sequence ATGCAAACTCCTATTTCCGTACAAGATAAAAAGGAATTTATTCAATGGTTTTTAAATAATTATCAATTAAAAAAGCGTGAAAGTGTCTGGATTCTTAACTATTTGATCAACCATGAAGAGATATTGGCCAATGCTCACTTTATTAGGGAAGCGAGATTTTGCCCAAGGGCGATAATCATGAGTAGTCATTGCTCAAACGAAGTACCGTTTCGCTTTTACAAAAGTCAATTGGTAACAACCGATGCCGAAAAATCATTCCACGATATCCGTTTGAATCAGAAAGAGCCTTTATATATTCAATTAAATTTCCGTGATGCCAAGCAAAATGCATTATATGTAGCTATTTTAGAGGATAATCCGTTTGTCCCCGAAGATTATTTTATTACAAACAAGGATCGGGAATACGCGAAACGGCTATTGGATAAAGTTATCTACGATTATCAGCGAAATGCATTACAAACGGAAATTGATCAGGCACTTGATGAGAAAGACCAGCAAAAATTCACAGAGTTGGTGAAACGGTTACATAATCTGGAAAGAAAAAACCCCTTTCAACCTAAATTGCTGAGGCAATAG
- a CDS encoding DUF2487 family protein: MQWSKPDLQQYIKAKEYVDTLIIPLLPFQLSRDENLEKDAFRGDVLNIFTNAIEKELTGRVLLSPNYVYLNEKDMDAEIKRLNLWVENGLKQPFAHVFFVTFDSKWKRHERELNGTLIWLAGIQTGDIHSKEMQAFIKEQVNQIGELIQSYWV, translated from the coding sequence ATGCAATGGAGTAAACCGGACTTACAACAATACATAAAGGCTAAGGAATATGTTGATACTTTAATTATTCCATTACTTCCGTTTCAGTTATCCCGCGATGAAAACCTGGAGAAAGATGCTTTTCGAGGGGATGTGCTGAATATTTTCACAAATGCAATTGAAAAGGAATTGACCGGTAGAGTATTATTAAGTCCAAACTATGTCTATTTGAATGAAAAAGACATGGATGCCGAAATCAAACGATTGAATCTGTGGGTCGAGAATGGTCTGAAACAACCGTTTGCGCATGTTTTTTTTGTAACGTTTGATTCAAAATGGAAAAGGCATGAGCGTGAACTAAATGGAACACTTATCTGGCTTGCAGGGATTCAAACCGGAGACATTCATTCCAAAGAAATGCAGGCCTTTATCAAAGAACAAGTGAATCAAATCGGGGAACTAATACAATCTTATTGGGTATAA
- a CDS encoding ubiquinol-cytochrome c reductase iron-sulfur subunit: protein MSEKKQQVSRRQFLNYTLTGVGGFMAAGMLAPMLRMAVDPVLQPTTKGEMVNVGMSVDDLTDEPQRVDWKIDQVDGWYESEVEKAAWVYKDDNGDVVALSPICKHLGCFVSWEGSDDFPNQFYCPCHGGRYYKNGVNVPHTPPTAPLDAYETKVKDGMLFLGEAKPRGGA from the coding sequence ATGAGTGAGAAAAAGCAACAGGTATCCCGTCGGCAATTTCTTAATTATACGCTTACAGGCGTAGGTGGTTTTATGGCAGCAGGTATGCTTGCTCCGATGTTACGAATGGCAGTTGATCCTGTCTTGCAGCCAACTACAAAAGGTGAGATGGTAAATGTCGGTATGTCTGTCGATGATCTTACCGATGAACCTCAACGTGTCGATTGGAAAATTGATCAGGTTGACGGATGGTATGAATCAGAAGTTGAGAAGGCAGCTTGGGTTTATAAGGATGATAACGGTGATGTTGTCGCACTTTCCCCAATTTGTAAGCACCTTGGCTGTTTTGTTTCCTGGGAAGGCAGTGATGACTTTCCCAACCAATTTTATTGTCCATGTCACGGGGGGCGCTATTACAAAAATGGTGTAAACGTTCCACATACACCACCAACTGCTCCGCTTGATGCTTATGAAACGAAGGTAAAAGATGGAATGTTGTTCCTTGGAGAAGCAAAACCACGAGGGGGGGCGTAA
- the qcrB gene encoding menaquinol-cytochrome c reductase cytochrome b subunit, with protein MLQKMYDWIDERVDITPLWRDIADHEVPEHVNPAHHFSAFVYCFGGLTFFVTVIQILSGMFLTMYYVPDIENAWKSVYYLQTEVAHGQIVRGMHHWGASVVIVMLFLHTLRVFFQGAYKKPRELNWMVGVLLFFCILGLGFTGYLLPWDNKAYFATQVGLEIAEQVPFIGEWIKILLSGDASIVGAQTLTRFFAIHVFFLPGALFALMAVHFLLIRKQGISGPL; from the coding sequence ATGCTGCAGAAAATGTATGATTGGATTGATGAACGCGTTGATATTACGCCTTTATGGCGCGATATTGCGGATCACGAAGTACCGGAACACGTTAACCCCGCGCATCATTTTTCCGCGTTTGTGTATTGCTTTGGGGGCTTGACATTCTTCGTAACAGTAATACAAATACTTTCCGGTATGTTTTTAACAATGTACTATGTTCCAGATATCGAAAATGCATGGAAATCTGTTTATTACCTGCAAACAGAGGTTGCACATGGGCAAATTGTCAGAGGCATGCACCACTGGGGCGCAAGCGTTGTAATTGTAATGCTATTCTTACATACTTTGCGCGTATTCTTTCAAGGCGCATATAAAAAACCGCGTGAACTTAATTGGATGGTCGGAGTACTACTTTTCTTCTGTATCCTTGGACTGGGTTTCACGGGTTATCTGTTGCCATGGGATAACAAAGCATATTTCGCAACACAGGTTGGACTTGAAATTGCCGAACAGGTACCATTTATTGGGGAATGGATTAAGATTCTGTTATCCGGTGATGCGAGCATTGTCGGTGCGCAGACATTGACACGATTCTTCGCAATTCATGTGTTCTTCTTGCCGGGAGCGTTGTTTGCTTTAATGGCTGTTCACTTTTTATTAATCCGTAAACAAGGAATTTCCGGACCACTATAA
- a CDS encoding menaquinol-cytochrome c reductase cytochrome b/c subunit has protein sequence MHKGKGMKFVGDSRISADTKPNIPKDYSEYPGRTEAFWPNFLLKEWLVGAVFLVGFLCLTIAHPSPLEGMADPTNAGYIPLPDWYFLFLYELLKYDFASGPYILIGLLVIPGLAFGSLLLAPFLDRGPGRRPHQRPVAVGMMLLAVASVIWLTYESASGVDWEARAENNKPEPVADVEIDEDDPGFEVFKNNCASCHGDDLQGGGSAPSLIGIDHSKEEIEKIAQEGTGDMPPGVFNGSDKELDQLADFIVSVNEDAK, from the coding sequence GTGCACAAGGGTAAAGGAATGAAATTTGTCGGTGATTCACGGATTTCTGCCGATACAAAACCAAATATTCCAAAAGACTATTCAGAGTATCCTGGAAGAACAGAAGCTTTTTGGCCCAACTTTTTATTGAAAGAATGGTTAGTTGGTGCTGTATTCCTGGTTGGATTTCTCTGTTTGACTATCGCGCATCCATCACCGCTGGAAGGGATGGCTGATCCGACAAACGCAGGATATATACCATTGCCAGACTGGTATTTCTTATTTTTATACGAATTGCTAAAATATGACTTTGCAAGTGGACCGTATATCCTAATTGGTCTTCTTGTTATTCCAGGTCTTGCATTTGGAAGTCTGTTATTGGCACCGTTTTTGGACAGGGGCCCGGGCAGGAGACCACATCAACGGCCAGTTGCTGTCGGAATGATGTTACTTGCAGTTGCATCTGTCATTTGGCTTACTTATGAATCAGCTTCAGGTGTTGACTGGGAAGCACGTGCGGAGAATAATAAACCGGAGCCAGTAGCAGATGTTGAGATTGATGAAGATGACCCTGGTTTTGAAGTATTCAAAAATAATTGTGCATCCTGTCATGGTGACGATTTACAAGGTGGAGGGTCAGCACCTTCCTTAATTGGTATTGATCACTCAAAAGAGGAAATTGAGAAAATTGCTCAGGAAGGAACGGGCGACATGCCTCCAGGTGTGTTCAATGGTTCCGATAAAGAATTAGATCAACTGGCGGACTTTATCGTTTCTGTTAATGAAGATGCGAAATGA
- a CDS encoding DUF1405 domain-containing protein has translation MVRYILQDRKFILFLFIVNLLGTIYGYIWYKTQLAITPPIFLIFVPDSPTASLFFTIVLFFFLFRKNAPYMEALAMVTLFKYGIWAVVMNLLTLFIDGSLSWQGYMLIASHGAMAIQGLLYAPFYRIKLRHLTVASIWTLHNDIIDYVFGMMPMYGSLMVYMKEIGYFTFWLSILSILLAYWLTLGKQSER, from the coding sequence ATGGTAAGGTACATATTACAAGACAGGAAATTCATCCTCTTTTTATTTATTGTTAATCTGTTGGGAACGATTTATGGATATATTTGGTATAAAACACAGTTAGCTATCACACCACCCATTTTTCTAATATTTGTCCCAGATAGCCCTACTGCCAGTTTGTTTTTTACCATTGTCCTTTTTTTCTTTTTGTTTCGAAAAAACGCCCCGTACATGGAAGCGTTAGCAATGGTTACACTATTCAAATATGGGATATGGGCAGTAGTAATGAATCTTTTAACTCTTTTTATCGACGGAAGTTTAAGTTGGCAGGGCTATATGCTGATTGCATCACATGGAGCGATGGCTATTCAGGGTTTGTTATATGCTCCTTTTTATCGGATAAAACTGCGTCATTTAACCGTCGCTTCCATTTGGACGTTGCATAATGATATTATTGATTATGTATTTGGTATGATGCCCATGTATGGGTCGTTGATGGTCTATATGAAAGAAATCGGCTATTTTACCTTTTGGCTTAGTATTTTATCTATTTTGCTTGCATATTGGCTAACACTTGGAAAACAATCAGAAAGGTAG
- a CDS encoding sporulation protein YpjB: MYIPDNTNALPLHTNPAVRATNDMSLFYWFVAIIGGLIAITLTYVSYRKYKGEQKKREKDKEQNS, translated from the coding sequence ATGTATATACCAGACAACACGAATGCATTGCCGTTACATACGAACCCAGCCGTCAGGGCAACAAATGATATGAGTTTGTTTTACTGGTTTGTCGCAATTATTGGGGGGCTAATTGCGATCACATTGACGTATGTAAGTTACAGGAAATATAAAGGGGAACAGAAGAAAAGAGAGAAGGATAAAGAACAAAACAGTTGA
- a CDS encoding zinc metallopeptidase yields the protein MFAGFGGYIIYIILIMAIPLLAQSKVKNTYKLYAKKPTSSQMTGAEVARKILHDNGIYDVEVQETKGFLSDHYDPRKKVVRLSSGNFHGQSMASSAIAAHEVGHAIQDAEEYAFLRFRGALAPVANFGSNASFFLIIAGFIFSMWNLVLFGIVFMSLAVLFQLVTLPVEYNASNRAMAQLVSTGIIRNNEERDTKKVLNAAALTYVAAALVAVAELLRFVLMYVAANQD from the coding sequence ATGTTTGCTGGATTTGGTGGATATATCATTTATATCATACTAATAATGGCTATCCCCCTTTTAGCTCAATCAAAAGTAAAGAACACTTATAAGTTATATGCAAAAAAACCAACTTCTTCCCAGATGACTGGGGCTGAGGTAGCTCGGAAAATTTTACATGACAATGGTATATATGATGTGGAGGTACAGGAAACAAAAGGATTTCTTTCCGATCACTACGATCCACGGAAGAAAGTTGTTCGGCTTTCAAGCGGGAACTTCCATGGTCAATCAATGGCATCATCGGCCATTGCTGCACACGAGGTTGGACATGCCATTCAAGATGCCGAGGAATATGCGTTTTTGCGGTTTAGGGGTGCACTGGCTCCAGTCGCAAACTTTGGTTCAAATGCTTCTTTTTTCCTAATTATTGCCGGATTTATTTTTAGTATGTGGAACCTGGTTCTTTTTGGGATTGTCTTCATGTCTCTTGCAGTGTTATTCCAGCTGGTAACATTGCCGGTTGAATATAATGCCTCGAATAGAGCGATGGCACAGCTTGTGTCAACGGGAATTATCCGGAATAATGAAGAGCGTGACACGAAAAAGGTTCTAAATGCAGCAGCTCTAACTTATGTTGCAGCAGCATTGGTGGCAGTTGCCGAATTACTTCGTTTCGTTCTCATGTACGTAGCGGCCAACCAGGATTAA
- a CDS encoding YitT family protein: MIFGLRLKNILLILVGSAIYAFGIVHFNMQNNLSEGGFTGVTLLFYFLWNWDPAIMNLVLNVPVFLIGWRFLGRNTFLYTIIGTVAVSLFLSIFQIHPFAVHLQNDMTLAALFAGVFVGIGLGIIFRYGGTTGGSDIIARIVYKYAGWSMGKTLFLIDFMVIATSVIVFLNLVEGMYTLVAVYIGSRVIDFIQEGAYAARGATIISSYSGEIAQKINNEMDRGVTVLAGKGSFTGEKRDVLYCVVGRNEIVRLKGIIENIDPHAFVAMGSVHDVVGEGFTLDENKKPIHD; the protein is encoded by the coding sequence ATGATTTTCGGGCTAAGATTGAAAAATATCTTGTTAATTTTGGTTGGTTCGGCAATTTACGCATTTGGCATTGTCCATTTTAATATGCAAAACAACCTGAGTGAAGGCGGGTTTACCGGAGTAACATTACTTTTTTATTTTTTGTGGAATTGGGACCCGGCTATCATGAACCTAGTATTGAATGTCCCTGTATTTCTTATCGGGTGGAGGTTTCTTGGCAGGAACACATTTTTATATACAATTATTGGAACTGTAGCAGTTTCACTATTCCTAAGCATATTTCAGATTCATCCTTTTGCTGTTCACCTTCAAAATGATATGACATTAGCAGCCCTTTTTGCCGGTGTTTTCGTTGGGATTGGGCTTGGGATTATTTTTCGCTATGGTGGTACAACTGGCGGGTCCGATATCATTGCACGAATTGTCTATAAATACGCCGGCTGGAGCATGGGAAAGACGCTGTTTCTGATTGACTTCATGGTGATTGCCACTTCCGTCATTGTGTTTCTTAACCTTGTCGAAGGAATGTATACACTTGTGGCTGTTTATATTGGTTCCCGGGTAATTGATTTCATTCAGGAAGGAGCTTATGCTGCAAGAGGAGCGACAATTATTTCTAGTTATAGCGGAGAAATTGCACAAAAAATTAATAATGAAATGGATCGTGGTGTAACTGTTTTAGCTGGAAAAGGGAGTTTTACCGGGGAAAAACGTGATGTACTTTATTGTGTGGTCGGCCGTAATGAAATAGTCCGGTTAAAAGGGATTATTGAAAATATTGATCCCCATGCGTTTGTAGCTATGGGCTCAGTACATGATGTTGTTGGAGAGGGTTTTACCTTGGATGAAAATAAAAAACCGATTCATGACTAA
- a CDS encoding nucleotide pyrophosphohydrolase, whose protein sequence is MSSETVFTTKEIQKRVDSYISQFKEGYFSPLGLLARLTEEVGEMAREVNHYYGEKPKKTTEQEKTMEEELGDVIFVLTCFANSLGIDLSEAFERSISKIETRDKDRWTKKEN, encoded by the coding sequence ATGTCTTCGGAAACTGTTTTTACCACAAAGGAAATTCAAAAACGAGTGGATTCCTACATATCGCAATTTAAAGAAGGCTATTTCTCGCCATTAGGGTTGCTGGCGCGTCTTACTGAGGAAGTTGGCGAGATGGCGCGGGAAGTAAACCATTACTATGGAGAAAAGCCGAAAAAAACCACGGAACAAGAAAAAACAATGGAAGAAGAACTTGGTGATGTTATATTTGTGTTGACGTGTTTTGCAAATTCACTGGGGATTGACTTGTCCGAAGCATTTGAACGGTCGATCAGTAAAATCGAAACCAGAGATAAGGATCGCTGGACTAAAAAAGAGAACTAA
- the dapB gene encoding 4-hydroxy-tetrahydrodipicolinate reductase: MSIKVVIAGPRGRMGSEAVQMVLQEEAFELVACIDRINGGKQVKDVEGMPDLTTPIFEQAGMCFDQVEADVFVDLTVPNAAFEHAKQALNHLVRPVIGTSGLTDEQIDILSQISREVNTGCLIAPNFAIGAVLMMQFAKMAAKHFPDVEIIEKHHDQKLDAPSGSAIKTAQLISETRQEKQQGHPDETETMTGARGATKDGMHIHSVRLPGLIAHQEVIFGGSGQSLTIKHDSFNRASFMDGVRYSIHQVTNLNELVYGLENILE, encoded by the coding sequence ATGAGTATAAAAGTAGTTATTGCAGGGCCAAGAGGAAGAATGGGATCGGAAGCCGTTCAAATGGTGCTACAGGAGGAAGCATTTGAGTTAGTTGCTTGTATTGACCGGATAAATGGTGGAAAACAGGTGAAGGATGTCGAGGGAATGCCAGATTTGACGACACCTATTTTTGAGCAGGCAGGTATGTGTTTTGATCAGGTTGAGGCAGATGTATTTGTTGATTTAACAGTACCAAACGCAGCATTTGAACATGCTAAACAGGCTTTGAATCATCTTGTACGTCCTGTTATCGGCACATCTGGTCTTACCGATGAACAAATTGACATTTTATCACAAATTTCCAGAGAGGTGAATACCGGCTGTCTGATCGCCCCCAATTTTGCTATCGGTGCCGTTTTAATGATGCAATTCGCGAAAATGGCGGCAAAACACTTTCCAGATGTAGAAATTATCGAAAAGCATCATGATCAGAAGCTGGATGCGCCATCTGGATCCGCGATCAAAACAGCACAACTGATTTCTGAAACAAGACAGGAAAAACAACAAGGTCATCCGGACGAAACGGAAACGATGACAGGAGCACGTGGGGCAACGAAGGACGGGATGCATATCCATAGTGTCCGTTTACCTGGGCTCATCGCCCATCAAGAGGTGATATTCGGTGGATCAGGGCAGTCACTGACCATTAAACATGATTCGTTTAACCGAGCATCTTTCATGGATGGTGTTCGTTATTCCATTCATCAGGTCACGAACCTAAATGAATTGGTTTATGGATTGGAAAACATTTTAGAGTAG